In Bacteroidota bacterium, the following proteins share a genomic window:
- the rpoB gene encoding DNA-directed RNA polymerase subunit beta, with protein sequence MEPKNKNQRISFTSTKNQLEYPDFLDIQIKSFQDFFQLETTSENRQNEGLYKVFAENFPISDARNNFVLEFLDYFIDPPRYSLEECIERGLTYSVPLKAKLKLYCTDPEHEDFETIVQDVYLGTIPYMTPKGTFVVNGAERVVVSQLHRSPGVFFGQSWHANGTKLYSARVIPFKGSWIEFATDINNIMYAYIDRKKKLPVTTLLRAIGYESDKDILEIFDLADEVKVSKTALKKVVGRKLAARVLKTWIEDFVDEDTGEVVSIERNEIIIDRETIVGDEHIDMILDSGAKVVILHREDINSADYAIIYNTLQKDTSNSAKEAVEHIYRQLRNAEPPDEETARGIIDKLFFSDKRYDLGEVGRYRINKKLYVNSTDANRVLTKDDIISIIKYLIELINSKADVDDIDHLSNRRVRTVGEQLYSQFGVGLARMARTIRERMNVRDNEVFTPADLINAKTLSSVINSFFGTNQLSQFMDQTNPLAEITHKRRMSALGPGGLSRERAGFEVRDVHYTHYGRLCTIETPEGPNIGLISSLCVYAKINKLGFIETPYRSVKDGIVELNKPVTYLTAEEEDAKIIAQANAVINDKGEFANAKVKARFEGDFPVIEPDKLDLMDVAPNQIASIAASLIPFLEHDDANRALMGSNMQRQAVPLLKPEAPIVGTGLEGLVARDSRVLINAEGDGVVEYVDANQIIIRYNRTDDDRLVSFDDDTKSYKLTKFRKTNQGTCVNLKPIVKKGQKVKPGQVLCEGYATQDGELALGRNLKVAFMPWKGYNFEDAIVISERVVREDIFTSIHIDEFVLEVRDTKLGMEELTADIPNVSEEATKDLDANGLIRIGADVKEGDILIGKITPKGETDPSPEEKLLRAIFGDKAGDVKDASLKAPPSLQGVVIDKKLFARLIKDKKSKVEEKSVLSKVEEEYKQAAAELKAKLVDKLFLLVNGKTSQGVADYFKNTVVPKGTKFVQKVLQGIDYANINPNKWTTDKEKNDQIKDLLHNYNIKVNDLLGIYKRKKFTLTIGDELPSGIVQLAKIYIAKKRKLKVGDKMAGRHGNKGIVARIVRDEDMPFLEDGTPVDIVLNPLGVPSRMNIGQIYETILGWAGKNLGLKFTTPIFDGASLDDINSYSDQAGIPRFGKTYLYDGGTGERFDQTATVGVIYMLKLGHMIDDKMHARSIGPYSLITQQPLGGKAQFGGQRFGEMEVWALEAFGAANILQEMLTIKSDDVLGRAKAYEAIVKGENMPTPGIPESFNVLLHELRGLCLDITLD encoded by the coding sequence TTGGAGCCTAAAAATAAAAATCAAAGAATAAGCTTTACATCCACTAAAAATCAGTTAGAGTATCCTGATTTTTTGGATATACAGATTAAATCATTTCAGGATTTTTTCCAGTTGGAAACTACTTCAGAAAACAGACAGAATGAAGGGTTGTATAAAGTTTTCGCTGAGAACTTTCCTATTTCTGATGCTCGTAATAACTTCGTGTTGGAATTTTTGGACTATTTTATAGATCCTCCAAGATATTCCCTTGAAGAATGTATTGAAAGAGGCCTTACTTATAGTGTGCCCCTTAAAGCAAAATTGAAATTATATTGTACCGATCCCGAACATGAGGATTTTGAAACTATTGTTCAGGATGTATATCTAGGTACAATTCCATATATGACACCAAAAGGTACCTTTGTTGTTAATGGCGCTGAAAGAGTTGTTGTATCCCAATTGCACCGTTCTCCTGGAGTTTTCTTCGGACAGAGTTGGCATGCAAACGGTACCAAATTATATTCTGCCAGGGTTATTCCATTTAAAGGTTCCTGGATTGAATTCGCTACGGATATCAACAATATCATGTATGCCTATATCGATCGTAAAAAGAAATTGCCGGTTACTACACTTCTAAGAGCTATTGGTTACGAGAGTGACAAAGATATACTTGAGATATTTGATCTTGCTGATGAAGTAAAGGTTTCTAAAACTGCACTTAAAAAAGTTGTTGGTAGAAAACTTGCTGCCAGAGTGCTTAAAACTTGGATCGAAGATTTCGTAGATGAAGATACTGGTGAGGTAGTTTCTATAGAACGTAATGAAATTATTATTGATCGTGAAACCATTGTTGGTGACGAACATATTGATATGATACTTGATTCGGGAGCGAAAGTTGTTATTCTTCACAGAGAAGACATCAATTCTGCTGATTATGCAATTATCTATAATACTTTACAAAAAGATACCTCAAATTCAGCTAAAGAAGCTGTTGAGCATATTTACCGTCAATTAAGAAATGCTGAACCACCTGATGAGGAAACAGCAAGAGGTATTATTGACAAATTGTTCTTTTCTGATAAGCGTTACGATCTTGGTGAAGTTGGTAGATACAGAATCAACAAGAAATTGTATGTTAACAGTACTGATGCAAACAGAGTTTTAACTAAAGATGATATTATTTCAATCATTAAATACCTTATTGAACTTATAAATTCTAAGGCTGATGTTGATGATATTGATCACTTGAGCAACAGGAGGGTTCGTACAGTTGGTGAACAACTCTACAGCCAGTTTGGTGTTGGTCTTGCACGTATGGCAAGAACAATCCGCGAGCGTATGAATGTTAGGGATAATGAAGTTTTTACCCCTGCCGATCTTATCAATGCTAAAACACTTTCCTCTGTAATAAATTCATTTTTTGGTACAAATCAGTTATCACAGTTCATGGATCAAACCAATCCACTAGCTGAGATTACCCACAAAAGAAGAATGTCGGCACTAGGGCCTGGTGGTTTATCCAGAGAAAGAGCCGGTTTTGAGGTTCGTGACGTTCATTACACCCATTATGGCCGTTTATGTACTATTGAAACTCCTGAGGGACCTAATATTGGTCTTATTTCTTCCCTTTGCGTTTATGCTAAGATAAATAAGTTAGGTTTTATTGAAACCCCTTACCGCTCTGTAAAAGACGGTATCGTTGAACTTAATAAGCCTGTTACTTATTTAACTGCCGAGGAAGAGGATGCTAAAATTATTGCACAGGCAAATGCCGTTATCAATGATAAAGGTGAATTTGCAAATGCTAAAGTTAAAGCAAGATTTGAAGGTGATTTCCCCGTGATTGAACCTGATAAACTTGATTTAATGGACGTTGCTCCTAACCAGATTGCCTCTATTGCTGCATCATTGATTCCTTTCCTGGAGCATGATGATGCTAACAGAGCATTGATGGGATCAAATATGCAGCGCCAGGCTGTTCCGCTTTTAAAGCCGGAAGCTCCTATCGTTGGGACTGGTCTTGAAGGACTTGTTGCAAGAGATTCCAGAGTTCTTATTAATGCTGAGGGTGATGGTGTTGTTGAATATGTTGATGCAAACCAAATCATAATCAGATATAACCGTACTGACGATGACAGATTGGTTAGCTTTGATGACGATACTAAATCATATAAGCTTACTAAATTCAGAAAAACTAACCAGGGTACTTGTGTAAACCTTAAACCAATTGTAAAAAAAGGTCAAAAGGTTAAACCAGGTCAGGTACTTTGCGAGGGTTACGCCACACAGGATGGTGAACTTGCTTTAGGACGTAATCTTAAAGTTGCTTTCATGCCTTGGAAAGGGTATAATTTTGAGGATGCTATCGTTATATCTGAGAGAGTTGTAAGAGAGGATATTTTTACTTCTATACACATTGATGAATTTGTTCTGGAGGTTAGAGATACTAAACTTGGAATGGAAGAATTAACAGCAGATATTCCAAATGTGAGCGAAGAGGCAACTAAAGATTTAGATGCAAATGGACTCATAAGAATTGGTGCTGATGTTAAAGAAGGCGATATACTTATTGGTAAAATTACACCAAAAGGTGAAACAGATCCTTCTCCTGAGGAGAAATTGCTTAGAGCCATATTTGGTGATAAAGCAGGAGATGTTAAGGATGCAAGTTTAAAGGCGCCTCCATCACTTCAAGGTGTGGTAATTGATAAAAAATTATTCGCCCGTTTGATTAAAGATAAAAAATCAAAGGTTGAAGAAAAATCAGTTCTATCTAAAGTAGAAGAAGAATATAAGCAGGCTGCAGCTGAATTAAAGGCTAAACTTGTTGATAAACTGTTTTTACTTGTTAATGGTAAAACTTCTCAAGGAGTTGCTGATTATTTCAAAAATACTGTTGTTCCTAAAGGAACTAAGTTTGTACAAAAAGTTCTTCAAGGAATCGATTACGCCAATATTAATCCTAATAAATGGACAACCGATAAGGAAAAGAATGATCAAATCAAGGATTTGCTTCACAATTATAACATTAAAGTGAATGATTTGCTTGGTATTTACAAGCGTAAAAAATTCACTTTGACAATTGGTGATGAATTACCTTCTGGAATCGTGCAGCTTGCTAAAATTTATATCGCTAAGAAAAGGAAACTTAAAGTAGGTGATAAAATGGCTGGTCGTCACGGTAACAAGGGTATCGTTGCAAGAATTGTAAGGGATGAAGATATGCCATTCCTTGAGGATGGAACTCCGGTAGATATCGTTTTGAATCCTCTTGGTGTACCTTCAAGGATGAACATTGGACAGATTTATGAAACTATTCTTGGATGGGCAGGTAAAAACTTAGGATTGAAATTTACCACTCCAATTTTTGACGGTGCTTCCCTTGATGATATCAATTCATATTCAGATCAAGCTGGTATTCCACGTTTTGGTAAAACTTACCTTTATGATGGTGGTACAGGCGAGCGATTTGACCAGACTGCTACAGTTGGAGTAATTTATATGCTCAAACTAGGCCATATGATTGATGATAAGATGCATGCTCGTTCAATCGGACCATACTCATTGATTACGCAACAGCCATTAGGTGGTAAAGCGCAGTTTGGTGGTCAGCGTTTTGGAGAGATGGAGGTTTGGGCTCTTGAAGCATTCGGAGCTGCCAATATTCTTCAGGAAATGCTAACAATTAAATCTGATGATGTGCTTGGAAGAGCTAAAGCTTACGAAGCTATTGTTAAAGGTGAAAATATGCCAACTCCTGGTATTCCAGAATCCTTTAATGTATTGCTTCATGAGTTAAGAGGCTTGTGCCTTGATATTACGCTTGATTAA